GATGATATTAGAGTCACGTTTTTTCCAAAATCAACCATGCAAAGAACAACACATAAAAAGTCTTCGTTCAGCGTGCAACCTACTAATGTCACCCCGTGTTATCATGTTTATCCACGTTCACGTTGCAtactttgattttatttatacacAAGCTCGTAGTCATTAGTCATAGGCTTGAAATGTATCAGTGGAAAAATTACGATAAAATCAACTTAGCAAGTAACTAGAATAAACGaaactaattgaaaatttcGAGTATCGTACTATGGTATTAATTAGATCCTTTTCAACGATAggctatttgattttttatttctttataggAGAGGGCAGAATGTAGTATGAACTACACGTCTACATGCCAAATATTCGGTAGCGGTGTTAAATATTTAGGGAAAGGATTTTATCACTTGATAGTCTTAAGTCTTATCTAATTTGAGTataattatcttctttttttatatatacaagagtAGAAATTATCTTTAATGGAAAATACGGTGTATACCAAAAATGAACTACATGCTAAGAGTTGCAGTTCTATTTCTTCGCTTGCCAGTTGATGCCGAAATTTCACAAGTTTGCGCTCCCAAATTAGATatatttgccttttttttttgtcctaaaacaagaaaaatgggACGGTAAGGAAAGTGAAAATTAGCGATGTATGAAATTAGGATGTTTCTTTCTACACCTAAACAAATCACTCGGCACCTCATTTCAGTTTGGAAACGGTAATCTGAAATAAAAGTTTTACATTTTGGATTACTCTTTCTGAAATGAAAGGGAGGTGTTGAGTGATATTTTTTGGATGCAAGAACTATGAATGCATGCATCTTATCTAAAATAATTCTCAATCTTCATCCATCCTATTTTATTTCGTTACTGTCCAGCAACAACCAAAAATAGACGGTACAGTGACTGGACCGACTTCCAGCCTAATAAGGATCCAACAGACTTATGCATCTTGGACCTACTGAAGTCTAACAAACATGAGAGAATTTGGGCCCAAAACCCCAAACACAACTATAGCCTATTGGCAGTTCCTAAAGAGCAATATTTACTAAATGTAACCTCCTTTTGTATTTTGGATATTTATCAAGGTTTTGGAAACCGGCCTGGCGGGTTCAAGCGGCTGGACTGGGTGACCCTCTAACTAATTCTAAAAATTACCTTtcaatcaaataattattagaaaaaacaACTTCTGCTGCAGTTATTTATatcttttagttattttttatttttaatttaaaactaaaaaaataggtaGTTGAGGCTAATAGTGCCTGTTTTCAACTGGTATTATACTTTTacttttatactattatttatattgttaaAGACTTAAAACGATAAAAACTGAATGGGCCAGCTGAACTGCACAGAGAGATATCAATCAAATGTCAAATGTAGTATACAGTTAATTAATAACttgaaacgaaaaaaaaaagggaaaagatattttaaattattttttttatcgtgtATTTGGTGCCTTCATGCCCATGAACGtgcatttgattttatttgttgtttcaaatgtattttagttattttttctttcttgtatttttcttctaatttgatttgtatttttatatttactttgaTGTTAaagaaactataaaattatgtctacattttagtttttagtctAATAAAGTTATgatatcttattattattattattattattattattattattattattaacggCTGAATTCCAGTTGAATCATTGAGCTAATGTCTTGATTGGTTTGATGATCcgtctaattttaaaaacattgatataatgtttaacatttttttttattaaaggttACTCATTAAATTGCATAGGTAAATTAGAAAACATGAGCATATTTGATCTATTCAGTGATAATGATGAGTATGTGGGAAAAATTCACCCACAGGTGATGATGATCAATTCAGTTAAATTAAGGCTGAACATCATCAACCCTCTagtaaggaaaaaaaacaaggatttgAGTCCATATATTGTTTCcaaaacatattattttatgttatcgACCTATTCAGTGCTCTAATGCCCTAGCATTGATAACATTAACTTTTAATGATACATTGATAAATACCAGCTTATTACATCTTCACATACTAAGATATGACATTGCACATTGGTTTAACAAGTAACAAAATAATTGGACATTATATTAGCAATTGAattaaagagttttttttatgtttgatattgTATATTGTACAATGATCAAGATGACATATAGCTGGAACTGCTGAGTTCCAATGCAGCCCAATCACTTGTATCTTCAATAATCAAGATGCAGAGATATCACACTCACATATGGCAGGTGACGAGCCGATGTATCATAGAGATGCATCGGAGATTCAGGTAGCAACAGAGGTGAGAGCTTAAATTCCAATGAGTATAGACGCACATCTATTATCATTCTAATGATTattaatattgtttaaaaaacaaaacagaacatatagcaaaaatataattgtataaagaagaaaacatttatttcatctatttatATTAGAAATGTGCGTGTACTTATCAAAATTTGAAACTGACACACTTCAGGATAAATGTGATTAAGGTGGGCTTTTGGACTTTATACGTCGGCTAGAGAGTAACCTTTGTTAGGAGGACAAAAGAGGAGGACCTATAAAACAAAAGACTCTAATGCTCAAGTAAGTATGTGAGTTAGAAgaatataaataagaatatgCATGTGTAAATGAGCAAGCGTGTGTTGTTTGTTAGCGCGTCGAGAGAGTACAAGGGAACTTAGTACTTATAATGTGGAGAGGGAGTTGTGGATCCTTATTAATATGGGTTGTTACAATGATGTAATAACAGATAATTAGTGACTTGTAGATAATAACCAATAGATAAAAGTGACTTATAGATAATGTTACATATAACATGTAGCATAGAGATAATTACTAATAGATAATTGTTACTTATAGTAGATAATATGTAGTTTTGTAGATAATTAAATACCTGTTGAAAGATATAGAgatgataatatatttatataataaaaggtTAGAGATAACATATTAATTGAGAGCTTGACTGTTAAAGATTGAGTATTCATGCTCATATGCTAAAATTGACATGAAAGATTGACATGTATCTTGAAGTGTCACATAACATGACACATATGTTTCGTGAACCCCGAACAATACCATGTGTGTAACATACACAATAGAACAAACATATCCCACTACAAATTGGGCTCAAccatttaaaagaaaacaaaagcctGATAGACTAAATAGTGCAAAAAAGTCAAATCTGCTCCACGAACATACCAACACAACACATGTAacaatagacaaaaaaaaatgggaaGGTTAAAAATGAAGATACCTTATTGACTCAAAAGTAAAAAAGTACTTCAGAAACACTTATATGAGTGTTAAGTTATAGATATTGTAAGcagaaattattttcatttcatatttTGTATGCACCTTttgtataataacaaaaatacattCGCATTCTATATCTTGTACAACCAAAATATATTTCCTTTGAAAggatattttggaaaataaataatttaaaattttgaacgtATGATCAACAACCATGCAAGGAGTAAGATCATTTTTCTAAGTGTTACATGAATAACACAACTCATATTTGTTTCCTTGTACCATGGATAAGTTTGCTTGCCTTTGGTTGCTTCGAAGAGAACCTAATGGGGAATTCTTGATTGCTCCATGGGAACCATAAAATGATAATAGTTATCTGAACCACCATGAGAGTCAATAGTTTGTTaataatctattaaaaaaactaaaattatcaatttataaaaatgagAAGATCAAGTGTCACAATTAAAATTCAGGAAGACCAAAATTAAGaatttgagaaattaattaaggagatcaaaagtataatttaacttatatataatttgtcatATTAGTAGCAATAAAACCTTGTAGCTTAGTGATTAGTTTCCATCGATTGAGTCTGAAGGCAAGGgttaacaatatataatttttcaatcaaTTGCAGGTCTTTTAAAGCCTTTAATAACAAAGTGACAACAAAACCGGTTCTAGTAACAAAGTTTTGGGTCGCACCGGATCCTTTCAAGCGAATATCCGACTCAGCTATACCTCTGGTTCACGGGAGAATCGGTCTGATCGGCCGGGTCGTTCCAGGTTTTAAAACGCTGGTCTCAATTATTGATCCTCCTATTTGAATTCATCTACTATCTCTCCAATCAATTTTTAGGCTGTGGAAAACCCAAAAATCTCTCACTCATTCATTGACATGTGTATTAactctttgtttttttgttctttttaacaATCAGTGTTGTTCTGTCTACTACTCTCAACCCGTTTTTATTGTGGGAAGAAAAAGATGCCACTTATCTAAATAGACATATAGTGCTTAATTCTTGTTATTCTGATTTCTCAATTTTGTCTGGTCTAATCAGGCTCAAAGTAATCTAGCTAGGTTGCCACTTGCAATATCCATTGAATATAACTACCCACAACAGCAAGTTAAATAACTGACAGAAGAAGAAACCATCTTTCTGTCCATAGATTTTTTAACTTCATATAGAGGAAGAAAATTATATGAAGACGGAAGAAACGGAACATTGAAAACAACTTTGCAGCATGTTTAAAACATTTAGATAGAAGAATTCATGGAAGAATTCCTTCTATCCAATGAAAAACCAagcctaaaaatatttttaatgctaCTACTGCTGTTGCTCATATCTTTGCCAGACCCAAACCATTTCATTCAAAGAAGGTTTCAAGTACTGGTCCCAGAATTTCCAATATTCCAATGTGTTTCCTGCAATTTTCGTCACCTCAACAACATGAAAGGAAGATGTAACTTCAAAAATTTCAGCATCTATAGTGAGTTGGCCGTTTATCCCTGCCTTGTATTCCTCCAATCTAACAACTCCATTTTTCTTCAAGATCTTAAATCTACCATCTATTTGTGCTATCTCTTCAAGCATTGACACAATGGTTGAAGGTGGTTTTCTAGTAGTAAATCTTGCCAATTGTCTTCCATTCTGATTATCCTCAAACAAACCAGAAAGATCAAAACCTGAAGAGATTGATATCAAATCAAATGCATTGAACCGATATAGCTTCATGGGGCTATCTTCTTTATTTGACATTGGACTACCatctgaatctgaatctgatgaagaggCAAATGCAGCTTGAACATCTGAGATATCCTTAGCATTTCTAGGGGACAATGGTGGCAGCTGAAATGCTTCAAGCTGCACATACCCCTTTCTAAACCAACGGCTTTGCACAATCTTAGCAATACCAATTCTTGTCTTTGGATTGGGATCAAGGATCCTATAAAGAAGCATTTTCACATCTGAAGAGAACCAATGCGGGAACTTGAAATCTGCTTTGATAATCTTCTTGTACATCTGCATAAGATTTTTATCATTGAAAGGAAGAAAACCGGCCAAGAGAACAAAGAGAATGACCCCACAAGACCAAATATCTGCCTTGGCTCCATCATATCCTTTCTTCTTTATTACCTCAGGAGCTACATAAGCTGGAGTGCCACATATTGTGTGAAGAAGGCCATCATTCTCCCTGGATTCCACCAATGCACTCAAACCGAAATCCGTAACTTTGAGGTCCCCGTTCTCATCAACAAGAAGGTTCTCTGGCTTGAGATCGCGGTGACACACCCCTCGGCTGTGGCAGTGACCAACAGCATCAATCAGCTGCTGGAAATATTTTCTTGCCACATCCTCCCTCAACCTCCCTCGGGACACTTTATAGAAAAGTTCACCACCTTTCACCATTTCCATTGCAAAATATATCTTTGTCTTGCTTGCCATGACCTCATGAAGCTGAACAATGTTGGGGTGCCTCACAAGGCGCATCAGAGAGATTTCGCGCTTGAGTTGCTCCTTCATCCCCACCTTAATCACCGACTCTTTGTTGAAAACTTTGATGGCGACGCTCTGGCCAGTCTTCAAGTTCCTTGCGTGGTAAACTTTGGCGAAATTGCCTTGGCCAAGAAAATGTCCAACCTCGTACTTTTGCATCAGAATTGTTGCCTTGTTATCCATTCCCTCTGATTGCTGAATGTGGAGGAACAAAGGAAGAATAGTGGAGGGTTAAGAGCCTGAAAAAGGACTAAGATCACTTAGCAGCAACACAGAAGATTCTCTTGTGCTCTCCATTTTGTTAATGTGGCACTTGGAGCAAGGAAAATGTGAAGGCTTAGGAAGTTGAGTGGAGGAACCACATGCCTATGGCAGGGTTGAGGGTTGTTCCTCTTGGTGCAGAGAGATGAAGACTTGGCAAAAACTATTAGACGTTGGAGAGGAATTTAAGCTAATCAAGGCCCAAAAGTGGCAATgtataaaaatagagaaatgaAGATAAATATACGGAATGGTTGTGTATTGTTTCGTGTTTGCGGTATGGTTTTTAGATGCTTCTGCACTTCAGGGGCATCACAGTATTTACCAAAATTACTCTCACTTCAATAAGTTGAGGACAAAAGACTACTTTTCTCACTCTCATTCTTCCGTTTCAAATTGCACAACCTGAATTTTTAAATCGTCTATTTTCAGTACATACCATCAGATATGCTAGCTCTTTCAAATGTTACTATGTTAGCAAATGATTAATAAACTAGTTTAGTCGATACTTTTGAACTGAATTTTTCAACTTCTCCTTTATTATCTTTGTATAGGTACCAAAATAAGTAAAGTCTAGATAGATCGATAGTGTGCTTAATaggtattatatataaattgtcatatagttaaaaattattaattttcgtaataattattttaataattatgttatgttaaattttaatataattaaaatctttaTATTAGTAATGTATCAAATTAGCACATTATGGACGCGCATTCTAATAAGATGTTCCAAATCTTAATATACCCAATTAAAATCtttactttttcatttcattttccaaataaacccttatttattttttttaacaaaatataaaatcaccAAAATCAATTTACTTTATAATTGAAATGAACGTTTTTCTATTagataaaataaactataattaCGATTACATAATTCGgttgatgaaattttttaataacatctaatgaataaatattatatttaaatactaTATTAAGCATGCacttgagaaaaatatttatataactattgcatatattaataaaataacaaacaaaaagagaaagaacaaaACATTATTGTTCtagtttataataataaattttttgtatcaataaaactataaaaaatattaaacatataaataGTTTAATATAATGGACAATAAAATCACTTACtataaagataattataatttacaaaatattcaCTTACtataaagataattaaataaataaattttaatgattaaGTTATAATTGAGTAAGCAATAAACCTAATTTCTAAATCGTATATACTGTCATTTCGTTGCATTTTCAGAAGCTTATATGCAGATTAATGAGCAATAGCAGTAAAAGGATGAGCTCGAATCCTTTACTCAGTACCAATGTACCATAACCTGAATCACATTGTGTGCTGAAGGATTGAGAATATGAGAAAATTCACATGCACATATAGCCAAAAAACCGATCCGTGTTTGTGATTATTGAAGCTGTCTAAACACCTAAGAGTAAGAATTTTAGTGTTCAACTTTGGATTATAAGCTGGCTAAAGATCGATGCTATTGTGCCAGTGGATTATAAGCTGCTTGAGTATAAAGGAGCCATGGATAAATATCTTGTACGTACGTATACATTGAGTATAGAAACCATTCTGTAACTAAATTCCAAGCAAAACATCTTGTTTGCCTAGTAAGAACACCTTGATATTAAAAAGTTCAATGAGTTATATTTATTACAACAGAACTAAGTTCCAGTTTTGTTACTTATTTACTAATTACCATTGAAAAACTCCTTACTTGAAACCACAGAAAAACTATGAAATGAGAAAAGGCCAACGAAAGCACAAACTGGTGTAATCAGTCAGCCACATTATTAACCCTTACACCTTCCTAGCTAAGTATCTGATGTAAAACTGGAATCAAAACCAAGTTGAATATCAAATAGGTAAAGCATCCAGCTCAAGGAACCCAAATCAAATGTGAATACACTTCTAGCAATAAATCAAGTGGGCAACTATCTCTTCTTCCAACTACAGGCTATACTTAAAGTCAAAAATTACATACTTAAAGtgtaaaatcaaataaactgATGTTAAATTCAAAAGCATAACCAACCTTGCTTGTGTTTTTTAGGAGACAGGTgcagttaaaaatatataattcatgaTTTACATTAGGAAATATATCCACAACAGACGTGAGAAGATGCACAATAATGAAAGGGTTCGGaattcttcatattttttaaaaaataatgtaaggGGAGAGGGTCCTGCTgaatgattaagaaaaaaacagcATAAACAGTTCCTTATCCATATAAAACTCACTTACCTTTCATTATGGTGGTGGTCTATATTTTCATATCACATGTATAGAAAAGACCCATAAGCACAACTCTGTAGAACAGATACAATTACCTGCCCGAAGTATTTAATGTAGCCTATCAACCCTTTATAAGTTAATGAAAACATGACATCAGAGTTCAGGTCTACACATCACAAATGGGGATACAAATTCATCAGCACACACATATTATAAGTTAATGAAACTGGACGAAAGAGTAGAGAAATCAGAAGCTGAACGAGGAGAAGAACTGGCTAAGTAACCTATTAGCCTTTTTCACTGTTTAT
The nucleotide sequence above comes from Glycine soja cultivar W05 chromosome 11, ASM419377v2, whole genome shotgun sequence. Encoded proteins:
- the LOC114375901 gene encoding CBL-interacting protein kinase 5-like, whose translation is MDNKATILMQKYEVGHFLGQGNFAKVYHARNLKTGQSVAIKVFNKESVIKVGMKEQLKREISLMRLVRHPNIVQLHEVMASKTKIYFAMEMVKGGELFYKVSRGRLREDVARKYFQQLIDAVGHCHSRGVCHRDLKPENLLVDENGDLKVTDFGLSALVESRENDGLLHTICGTPAYVAPEVIKKKGYDGAKADIWSCGVILFVLLAGFLPFNDKNLMQMYKKIIKADFKFPHWFSSDVKMLLYRILDPNPKTRIGIAKIVQSRWFRKGYVQLEAFQLPPLSPRNAKDISDVQAAFASSSDSDSDGSPMSNKEDSPMKLYRFNAFDLISISSGFDLSGLFEDNQNGRQLARFTTRKPPSTIVSMLEEIAQIDGRFKILKKNGVVRLEEYKAGINGQLTIDAEIFEVTSSFHVVEVTKIAGNTLEYWKFWDQYLKPSLNEMVWVWQRYEQQQ